ATCAGTTCGATCACGTTGGCGGAGTTGCGCTTCGGTGCGGACGCGAAAGGGTCGCGCAAACTGCACGGCCTCATCGACACGTTCGTGCTGTCGGTCGCGGTGCTGCCGTTCGATCGGGCGGCCGCTGACCGGTTCGGACCGGTCGCCAATGCCCTGGCGAGGCGCGGTGAGCCTATCGGCACGTTTGACACGCTCATCGCGGCCCATGCGTTGTCGCTCGGCCTGACCTTAGTCACCAACAACGCCAAGCACTTCCAGCGAGTCGCGGGGCTCAAGACGGCGAACTGGGTCTGAATGCGGAGGAAGCCGCCGAACAACGCGCTGCGCCCGTCGGCCGCCGCTCCTGCCGCTGTGCGGCCGCGGGTGAGCGCGAAACGTTGGGCAGACGGAATCGAGGAACATATGGGGCAACAGATCGGGCTCGGGTCGGTGGTTGGCATCGTCGTCGCGCTGATGTGTTGGCGAGGTAATCAGTCGGCAAACGTGGTGTCGACCTTCCCCGATGCGCTGACTCTTGTCGTGCTGGTCGTCCTGCTCAGCGTGGCGGTTCGCTTCGACCTAAGTCGCCGGCAGGCGCAGCGGAGGTCGGCTT
This portion of the Acidobacteriota bacterium genome encodes:
- a CDS encoding type II toxin-antitoxin system VapC family toxin, with product ISSITLAELRFGADAKGSRKLHGLIDTFVLSVAVLPFDRAAADRFGPVANALARRGEPIGTFDTLIAAHALSLGLTLVTNNAKHFQRVAGLKTANWV